From the Pyrenophora tritici-repentis strain M4 chromosome 5, whole genome shotgun sequence genome, the window AGATTGGATTGGATTGGATTGGATTCATTCCTACTCGGTTTCAGCCGCGTACTGCGCAGCTATGCCCGGAGTGACAGGCGTGGCAGACAGCGGACGCGGTGCGGATCAACGTCCGCACCGCCCCACTCCATCCCTCGAACGGGACTATCTGTCCCCGAAAGCCTGCCGTTTTCCATCAACCACTATCTACATATGCTTGTCCGGCCCATCTAAATAGCGGTTCTACTGACTGTATGCTGTACTTCTAGGCTCGTAGAGGCGCTCCGCCTTGTCTGTCGCATCCGCTGTACCTAAAGTCTCCCCCCAGCGCTCGGCGTCGTCTGCGCATCTCCGATCCCTACTTGCCCAAGGATCTGCGTCTGTTCCATATACTCGATGACTTTGGTGGCTAGCTGTGGCGTGCTCAGGATGGTCCTGAGGCTGTTTCGTCCGGATACGTTGGCGAAGATACGGTTCCGGAGGTCCTTGTACTTGCTGCAGCGGGGGCTTCGCGCAAAGTCCACAGGAACGGGGGACGGCTGGAAGTCCATGCTCGCTACGAATGCATGAACACATTGGAACTGCTAGATACGGTAGAAGTGGGAAGAAGCTGTTGTTGAGCCACCCCGTACCCAAACAAATATCATACACCCACATTCAACACGACAgaactccaccaatatgaACCCGATTTAGGAAGCAATTGAAGATACTGAATCGCGTGAAGATGGCGCATCTTTCTCGTACCGCGAAGTTGCGACACGGTTCAGTGTTAGTCGCACGACGCTGGCGCGGAGGCACAAGAGGATAACACACTCAAATGCAGGAGGTGCACAGAAACGCCAGAAACTCagcccacaacaagagcAGGAGCTTGTAAAATATAAAGAGGCTTTAACAAAGCGAGGACTACCTTCTACGAGAGAGATGGTGCGAAATTTCGCGGGTGCAGTTGCGAAAGAGAAGTGTTCAGATCGCTGGGTTTCCCGATTTCTTCAGCGAAACCAAACTCATCTTACATCCAAATGGACCACCGGGATGGACGGAGACCGTCACTAAGCCGACAGTGAGGCTAAATACAGGCTCTACTTTGACCCCCATTATTCTAAAGTAAAGGAGTACAATGTGGACGCTCGCCACATttacaatatggatgagaagggctttCTCGTCGGCATCACCTCTCGCTCTAAACGAATCTTTTCTAAGCGATTATATGAGCGTAAGGAGGTTACAAAAGCACTGCAAGATGGTTCTAGAGAATGGACAACGCTCCTAGCTTGTATCTGTGCTGATGGGACAAAGATTCCTCCCGCGATCATCTACCAAGGCAAAGGAGCACTTCGAAGTGGCTGGGTAGAGGATGTAGAGGTCAACAAACACAATGTTTTTGTTGCTACATCACCCTCTGGATGGAGCAACGATAATTTAGGATTAGCTTGGCTTGAACAGGTGTTCGACAGAAGCACGAGGAAGAAAGCGCGCTCGAGTTACCGCCtcctcatccttgatggccatggatctcatCTGACTATGGATTTTATTGAACATTGTGACCAACACAAGATTCACCTTATCGTCTTCCCCCCCCCCATTCAACCCACAGTCTTCAGCCATTAGATGTGGTGATGTTTAAGCCAATTTCTAGTGCGTACTCGTCCGAACTTACCAACCATCTCCATCGAAGTCAAGGACTCACTCCTGTCAAGAAAGGAGACTTTTTCCCTCTTTTCTGGCCTGCCTGGATCACCTCCTTTACCTCTAAGAACATCCTGAAGTCCTTTGAAGCTACAGGGGTGGTGCCACCAAATGCCGACGCAGTCTTGAacacagtccgcaacaatcaattaagtgggtcctagaaggttcagattggattgattgattaccgctttaagcctagtagttacctataggagtttaagccctacctagataggtaagtgggtctaggagagtgaccggattgaattgattgttgcggagtctagtcTTGAAGCGCTTCAGAAACACCACTTCAGATGGAGATAAAGGTCCAGAATTGGAGCCAAAGGGCAACAAGAGCAGCGGGATTCAGCTGCGAAAGTTATTTAATGCTACGGTAAAAGATCAAACGGATGAAGCAAGAAAAGAGCTGAGCGCGTCCATCCATTCCCTCCAGGCGCATAACGACATACTTAACACCGAAAACGAGGGCTTACGCCAAGCTCTTACACTTAAAAAGAAACACAAGAAAAAAAGCAAGCCTCTagaccttcaacagcgcaAAGAGTATCATGGTGGTGCAGTGTTCTGGAGTCCTTCGAAGCTCCGCGAAGCCCGGGTTCACGAGCAGGTAAAtcgacaagaagaagaagcagaaaaactccaaaaagcacagACGAAAGAGCTGAAAGCGGCCGCTGCCTTGTACAAGAAGAAGATAGCTGAGGAAGCGAAGGTGCTGCGGGAAAGTGCGAAAGAAGCCCGGGCAGAAGAGCGCAAAAAGGCGGCTGAGGAAGCCGCCGCGCGGAGGACCCAAAAAGAGCAAGAAAAACGAGATCGCGACTCTCAAAAAGCTCTACAACAGTCCCAAAGAGGCAAGAGAGCAGCTTCAAAGCCTCCGAAAGGTCGACAGGAAGAGCGGAGGAGTAATAATCGCGGTACGGAGGGTGCTATTGAGACGCAACCTGCACCGCCAGTTCCACCCAAAACGACACGAACACGATCGATAAAAGCACCAAAAAATAGTCTGAATAGTACAAAAGCTTCGCATGCACCCAAATAGCAATACGCTAAGAAATACTATAACGTATCTCACGGCTTCGCGAGCCACACAGCTTCGTGAGCCACTTTTGCCAAGCCCCCACCAAAACTACTACTCCCCTCAATgcctcaacaacaacatTACTCAGAGAGTTCAAAGGAAGCTTAGATACAGACTGCGCTTTAAGCTATTAAACAAGACACGACACTCTCCCAGCGACGCGCTGCAGCTATCTACAGTGTTAGTCGGGCAACACTAGGCTATCGATGCGCTGGACGACCTTCGCCAGCAGATCGCTGGCCTAAATCAAGGAATATAACTAAGCTTAAGAAGAGGGTGATTTTTAAGCATATACTTGAGCTAGTCGCGCGAGGATCTTCCCCTAGGCTCGCAGCCGTGGCTAATATGGCCAATTCCTTGCGCGCGGAGCGCAACATAGGCTATATTAGCTTAAACTAGCCTAGTACGTTTGTTAAGCGCCGCCCTGAGCTCACAACGAAGTTTAATCGCAAGTACGATTACAAGAGAGCCCTCTGCGAGGACCCTAAGATTATACAAGGCTGGTTCGGCCTAGTAGCTAACACTAAAGCTAAGTACGGCATCTAGGATAAAGACACGTACAACTTTAACGAGGCAGGCTTTATAATAGACTAAATATTAACTAGAGCAGTTGTTACAGCTTTAGAGAGACGAGGACGGCTAAAGGTAGTGCAGCAAGGCAACAGAGAGTGGACAACAGTTATCTAGGGTATTAACGCGACAGGGTGGGCGATTCCACCTTTTATCATCTTCAAGGGCCACTATCACCTCTCTGCCTGGTATAAGGAGGAGGATCTGTCCCAGAACTGGATTATTGCAGTGTCTGATAACGGCTGGACGACAAATAAGCTTGGGCTGTAGTAGTTAAAGCACTTTGATGAGCATACAAAGAAGAGGGTAGTTGGTAGCCACTGACTGCTCGCAATCGATGGCTATAAGAGCCACGACTCGCTCGAATTCCAGCAATactgcaaggagaacaacagactccgcaacaagCAATCCAGATTGGTTCGATTGATTAACTTGATTGGTTAACTCAATTTAATCAATCTAATCAGCTCCTATATAAATTTAGTATCAATTTAATCTTAGAGGTAAAGATTAATTAAATTAATTATTATAATTAAGAGTTTAGTAAGATTTTGAAAGCTACTAGAGCCGCTAAGTTGCTTATCTTGCGACGTGCGACGGTTTGTTCGCAATTACGAAGTTTGCGGAAGAAACACGATATAGAGAGATACAAAGAGAGGCCTCCTAAAACCGCTATCTATCCCTAAACGCATCTAGGGAGAGACTTCGATCGACTTTATTACTGACCTACCACTGTCTAGACGTGACAACGCCACTAACTGCATGGTAGTTACTGATCAGCTAACGAAGGGAGTTAAACCAGAAGGCTTGCACGATATCTCAGCAGAAGTGGTGGCACAACAACTTTTTGAACGCTATTATCTAATTTATAGTATCCTAACGGCAATTACGAGCGATAGAGGTCCGCAATTCATTTGCGATCTTTAGAGGCATTTCTGCAAGCTTCTTAATGTTAAGCAACGTCTGTTAATAGCCTATTACCCGCAAACTAATAGCGCTACAGAGCGAATGAACTAGGAGATTAAGAAGATAATTCGCATCTAGGCCACATACACGCAAGAGAACTAGCTCGCGCTTCTACCTATTATTATAGGAGCAATTAACAACCGCGAAGCCTCCTCTACTAGACTAAGCCTCTTCTTTTTTATGCACAGATATCACAACGAGCTAATCCAACTAGTAGAGAAACGAACCATTTAGAACTAGCCAAAGAAGGACGGCGAAGTACTAGCAGAAGGCTTCCTTAAAAGACTTTAAGATACAACAGAGTGGGCGTAAGCTACAATAGCTATAACGCAAGAGAAACAGCAATTTCAGGCTAATAAGGCGAGAACCGCAGCTCCTTGGTATAAAGAGGGAGACTAGGTGTTTTTAAACCTTAGAAATGTGAAGACAACAAGACCTTCTAAGAAATTAGACTGGCTACATAGGAAGTACTAAGTCATGAGACAAGTCAACTCCCACTCTTACCAGCTCAATGTCCCTAGAAGGATCCACCCTGTCTTCCACGTAGACCTACTTCGATATGCGCCGAACGACTCCCTTCTATCTTAGAAGATTGGAGATACCCAGCCAGGCCCAATACTGGTAGACGGAGAAGAGCTCTAGCTGGTTGAACAAGTTCTGGACGAAAGAACAACAAAGCAAGGAAGGAAAGGATTTAAGGAGGCATACGTGAAATGGGTGGATTACACCGAACCAACATAGGAACCTGTGAGTAACAAATTTAAAACTGATGCTTGGAAGAAATGGGCCAAACTACACGCCAAGAAGAAAGGAGGGGGGtaatgtaacgggctgagccctaagtcgcatgactaggctgctggcctagtcgcttccttccttctatcaCTCTTTCCGCCACAGCACGTGGGCCGTGCGTCAACCCAAACAAAAGTAGGATGGCCGCCCACTTTCCTCTTAttctcttcatctcgactgtaaatagcatctggactaggtagctggaatacagtacctacagaccgttcacacgccctgccttctccttcgtaGATCGATTAAACACTTGTTTGAGCCAGGAtcagacttgctatcagtcaggtaactcagttcgaactgactgaactgactgccaagactcagttcagtcagtcagttcttgaggcagctggacgtcagtccagtcagttcagaagcctccagactgactgaactgactgacgttagactgacgttagctgtttttaaagcagtattttagagttgtgaaagccacatttagtgcggcttcgaagccgcgctagtcctagatatatagacactaatcctatataagttaaagcatttagctttaagctaattagagtttgcggaaatgcgctacccggtgcgcacctagtaagcctttcgcgtcgcgtcgcgtcgcgtctgctatacacacgacgctagactactgttgccataatacttcttggtgtacttcatgtctactccctctaattcaggccttcgccgccttgtagaatgcgacaagcgcaattctcctctaccatcgctatcaaacgcgcctactgttggcgatactgcgagcgaggcccaggctgatgagcccttggcagtacaggcggacttccccaacgacggcgacgacgacgacgacgacgacaattacgacgggcttgattttaagcgtgtgccgtatcttgagcggcgccaggttgagcgtaatagtcgcggtgggccaaaaagctggatctaccgccacggctgggccgtctggcaccgcaagtacaagaaaaactactggctttgccggtactgccatcaacgacggaagcaggaggcttgctacgaggctgacagcactacaaacgccggccgacacctctcaagcaacaagcctggacactcacacggacctaacggacctgtaccaattgctagccgggagggcaatattatgggcgcgctcgcaaagtcccaagtacatattatgaggtctaaagggatagaagtatcgcaagaggtagcaaacgagatggcagcaagcttttcaacctctcgatttcaggacgcgctgaaggactgggtagtcgcggacaaccagagccttcgcgtaatagaaacgccgcagtttcgagccatgattgcggccgtgagcccgctagccgaagctctcctttggcgtagccaccaaacgctccacgatcatattattactgagtacaatacatacataccagctgttgccaactaccttcgcgaagcccggtcgcttatacacgtgtcattcgacaactggacttcaactggtgggcagtatgcttttactggcctctgcgtacattaccttaacagcgagggcaagctagttgaccacctgcttgggttgcctgagctacacggggcgcacactggcaataatattgccgctgcagcaacaacaatacttcggctatttggcgttgacaacgcgagggttgggtactttgtgcttgacaacgcaagtaacaatgatactgcagttgagtccttagcagaggagtttggctttatcgcaagcgagcggcggctgcggtgctgctgccatatactcaacctaagcgcacaattagtaatttggggcaaagaccgtagcgcgtacgagaatgaagccgcacaccttgaggaagaggagaagtacatggatgagtggcgcaaatacggtcctgttggcgtcctctttgacgtgattgcgtctatctgtacgcctcaaactcgacaactactagagcgcctacagtgcgaggaggcagagtctctaggtgttacaccccacatccggcagcttgtgaagcctgttaagacacgctggaatagctatttcaacacgtttgtccgtgcagctgagctacacggccctatcgatggctatattgagtgtaaacttgaggagcatagtgctgcaacagcaacctcacgacgccggaagaatcgtgagcagctccctgctgcccagccacggttatatatacgcgaagggggtctaaacggcaaggactgggcgacaataacagaatacattcgactccttgagccatttgccgaagctacacggctacttgaaggtcgcggccgacacggccgacacggcgctatatgggaagttctagtaacgtttgagtggcttcttgaccagcttgaggctctcaaagaccgccttaaggatgtaaattacgaagatctagatgcgcctgaagatcatcttattacaaacgttaaccttgcgcattgtaagcttgctgagtactacgcaaaattcgataacgcgcctgtctactacactgctacaatactacacccgcactacaaacaccacctctcagcgctctggaaggtgcctgacacccatgtcactgcccgtgacggtgtccactatcgcgacggctggcttgacaataaccaccgggcattcctgcgcatgtggcaggggcggaaggactctgcagccacttcagctcacactgtaacgccgccgcgtaagaagccccggctagggatttcaacgtcgcgatcagcttttctacagtcgtcaattgagcaaagcacacggcagttagaggcaagccttgctgaggatgagtatgagatatggaagcggcaaccagcgttagctgaggaggattggctgtctcttaatccgcttctatactgggagtcagttgctgggcagttccctatactctcaaagttcgctattgacgtcctaacaataccagcagcagcggcagactgtgagcggactttcagcgagcttggcgacatgttaggcacccggagactccatatgaagccagagcttatttcagctttgcagagcttgaagagctggaagaggcttggtatacagccaacaactacctcagcttctgggctagcgcgcacactatcagaggaagaaatctcaaaagtacaggagcatttatctcagttcgacgtcaggtaactcagttcagtcagtccagtcagtccgcaggccgcggcgacgtcagttcagtcagtcagttttagtttaattgaaaagtcttggcagtcagtccagtccagttcagtgacctcaggacgtcagttcagtcagtccagagagctccggactgactgaactgactgatagcaactctgACCTTGTATGGTCACGTGGATTGTCCACCAGCCAATTAGCCCACTAGTTTATGTATATAACCTAGATTACAGACCTCTCGGTCATGAAGACACTTAACAATACACTTCACATTGTACTACAACTCCTGCCTATAACTGCTCACAATACCTCCTAAGTTACCCAGGACATGCCACGATATTAGCAGGGTCCTTTCCCCGCGAGGGGTCAGACTGGCTAAAGCTAACGCGGCTCGGGCAAAGCTATGCTAACTGAGGTAGGAGAGCGTAGCATGACAATCGAGCGGCGTGCGCTAAGCGGAAACTGTAAGTGCATGAGGGTGTCCGATCGAAACTGACAGGGGAGCTGCGAGGGCCTATTACACCAAGTCAGGCAGAAAAACTTCACGTAATACGCAAGAAACTTGATAAGCCGTAGCTTAAAGTAGGCTTCTTAACAATATAACTAGTGAGCGAATAACTAATGTAGAAGTATGCCGTAGTACGAGGTTTTAGATGTACCCCTGTCAGTTTCGCTCGTATGTGCCAACAGGCAGTATTCTGAGAAGTTATATTTAGCGATGTGGCTTGCATGTATGAAGTATCGATAAATCGCTTTTTGGAGATGCACTTGTCAGCTTGGCAGATTTTGATTCGCTGGCCATTAGCCTCGTTGTGACAACATAACCTAATAGCATGcgtgtcggatcgtgagtatcggtagagacgtcggctgcttgacacttcggcccgacttcggcccaccttgtgcagagcttaggtataccttcgtagcagctatgttcgtagacaataAAAACaagaaccaccgaacagaatgcattcctagttatcgttatttccctttacgcacttagtgcaaagccaactaacactgatcagtgattgcttaaggcgatcacagacagcaaggtagaagagacagaccgcatcttcgacgaactccctgacgcacgacgttatactcccgggagaagattctgtgctaagaacagagcgaggcagagataacaCGAAGCACTCTTAACCTccctctacagctgctggTTTAGCCTAATCCGCGAACACAGAGCGCGTTAGCAACGCAATACAACTCAACCGTACGAGCGTCTCCGGACGATCCAAtcacgtacaacaacaagcgctggcacgaccaaccagcgagacaacaacaccgacaacgCGTCAACACCCGCCGGCAAGATAGCGAATAACTAAAGCGAAATAAGCTTTGCAGACTCTGCTGAAGCTCAGAATCAACTATAGAATGAGCAATTAGAACACCTCTCAGACTCACCATAGGCCAAATTTACCGCGGAACAACTTATGGAAAACTGTTCATACACAGTTGCACTCAAGGTCATCAATACAGCTCTCTGGGGCGTACCCGCAACGGCGGACGCAAACGAGACACACGCAACAACGTGGGTCGCCAAagctatccacgactacaatgtgtcaatggcctgggacgatgacctcttcattgactacaaatgggactttgaaggatggacgaAGGAGCTATTTAGCAAGGTTGAGCGTGGTACACTAAGGTCTCTTAAGAGTGTGCTACGACATCGGGGAGTATACACTGACAACAATCACGCCAGGGTGGCGGACTCTCTCTACAACATTTTAGGTATAGAGAATACTCTTGAATGGGAACCAGCAGAGTTTCGAGCCATAAAATTCGACCAACAGTCCGAAGCGTACCAGCGCCAGCAGAGCAATAAACGCCAACAGGACACTCAGCACACAGTCTATCCAGCTGTACAACAACagccgcaattacaacaaccgccgcaattacaacagcCGCCGCAAGTACCATAGCCGTCGCAATTACAACGACCGTCGCAGGGCGAGCAACAagagcagtatagagtgagacaaggcgtccAGAGCCGTTCCCAAACAATAGAGCCACAACCGCCGCTACACATGAGCGGTACGCTGGAAGGGCCTCAGCATCGACAACTGTGGGAGCAGGCCACGCAGCCGCAACAATGGCGTGCGCAAACACAGACACGACCCCCAGCGACCGCGTACCGCGAGGTGACACCTTTCCCTCAGCAACCTACAAACCGAGTACCTGACAGACCCCTTGGCCTACCACACGACCCGTACAAGATGCTCCCGCCGCGATGGTCCCGCAACGATCGACTCGACGCTaatacgatcacgcagttctctaagctatgggacaatagcaacaagtatacagggaatgcgtacgatctcctagacgataagatcaagattttcttcagcatctgctggcaggtagatatccaagaagagcagtttcacgcagtgtttccccgtattcttaccgggcgtgcagagacgttctacatacaggttgtagagagagacgacagctttgctgatgcgtacatggcaatcaaaaaccacttcgaccatgacgtccatcaccagcactactacacGGACTGGACAACGACAACCTTTGCCCGCACACGCGCAGAGAACCCTGACAAAggactacacgaggttctgcagatcctgcttgacaagctgcagctatgccagcgAGCGCTTGGGAAGAACTTTGAAGGCGAGGATGCCCTGCGCACTAATGTCATTAATGCTTGCCGAGGAGTTCCAGAActtgagatggcactgttcaaGCCAGCTACAATATGCGAAGGTCTCTTTTCAGACCTACGATCTGCAGTCGAGACACACCTAGCACGGCAGCATACAGCGCATATAGCTACAGATCAATACTACCTAGACCGCCGGtacaacggcaatggaaggatccgaggtggatctcgaggtggaggaggattcaaaggcggatccagaggagcataccgaggaggcgagcagcgcgacgacaacggacgaggattcaagccacgctggaggaagaaatgctttgtttgccagaaggaaggatgctggtctactaaccacacagacgaagagcgcaaggctACCCGTACGCAGTTCGTCTCTACGCTATACGTTGCAGGTGCGAAGCCACCTGAGGACTTCTCAGTATACCTTGCAGAGTATGAAGGGATCGAACACACAAGCCAATACAAccagagaggctggagagaagaggaagactgcgaggataGCGACAACGACGGCATGAGCGATCAGCAATGCTTTGAACACCAGTTCTTCacggagcaatgccttgcagatcaggcgttcttgcaccACATCTCTGGCGACGACGTATACCGCCGAGACGCGCCGTCAGCGCCAGCGTCACAGTTCCTGCTTGAAGACCGCTACACAAGATCTGTGTACCAAGGGATCCTAccggatacaggcgctgccaaCGTATCCACAGTCGGCAAGGAGCAGTACCTTGCACTCACAAGGGAAGATCCTACAGTTAGGATGGATACGTCTACAGCAGGAAAGGCATCTATTAAATTCGGCAAGGGCGAGGCTACATCATCTATTGGCACTGCAAAGGTCTCTACAGACATTGGGACGATCAACTTTGAGGTGCTTGACGcacctacaccattcttattgtgccttgcagacatggatAGGTTGAAGGTCTACttcaacaacaccacagATGAGCTGGTCCAGGGTGACGTACACATCCCtgtgattcgcaaatggggacatccttggttccatctgaacaagagagagagagcaactgTGTTCCTGACAGAGACAGAGTTGCGACGGCTTCATCGACGatttggacacccagctgttaCGCGACTAGTTAAACTCTTAAAGGatgctggccataacgactttgaagaaagaaccctagaagaagtcaccaagttctgccaccactgccagctctacagctccgcgccgcgccgattTAAATTCACTCTgaaggatgatcaccactttaactatgagatcctggtAGATGTAATGTATCTCAGCGGCAAGCCGGTATTACATGTAGTTGATTCTTCAACCGCTTTCCAAGGCGCAAAATTCCtcagcgctatctcagctaagGAGACATGGCAGGCACTGCGGAtgctatggatcgacacgtATCAAGGACCACCAGACATCATCACACATGATGCAGGCACCAACTTTGCAAGCGCAGAGTTCCGTGCTGAGGCAAAGACCATGGGAGTTACATGCAAGCAGGTACCTACAGAGGCTCACTGGTCGGTGGGCAAGACTGAGAGATACCACGCGCCACTTCGCCGAGCATGGGATATACTCCATGACGAGCTCCAAGACACGATGTCTGATGAAGCGATCCTTCAAATGGCCGTGAAAGCTGTCAATGACACCGCTGGACCCGATGGTCTAGTCCCGACTCTACTGGTCTTTGGAgcgtacccacgaatgactgcagaatcaccgccatcaccatcaatGGTCAAacgcagcgaggctattcaaaaggcgacgaaagccctgcgcaagctcactgcagagcgccaagttgcagacgccttgaacacccgcaatggaccagccactgcagacatgctcgcgctcccactccagagcgaagtcttagtatggagagagagtgatggctggaatggcccgtacaagatcgctAGTACAGATGGTCACAACGTCACTGTCGATATGGTCAATGGTCCAACAACATTCAGATCCACTGTCgtcaagccatactacagaccagaccaccTTTGGAGCGACCCAGACgcgccacacgcgccgaatGAACCGCATGAGCCGCACGAGCCGATAGCAGTACCTCCGGCAGCGCAACCACGCAGgagaggccgccctccaggatcaaagaacaagcgcAAGGggcacgcgtacatcaccaagaaggagcaggacgatcttgagctagctatcaagctacgtAACGATGGAGTGATCACAACCGCAGGCGCCCCCTTTGAGgcgtctgatgaccaagagatcagcgacctcgtAGGTCGCGGAGTCTTCAAatttgagcaatacgacgagaggctacacagcaagatccggatctttaagtcacgcctagtacgtgaggtcaagggaaagacaactAAGCCTTATGAGAAATCCCGTCtggttatccaaggctaccaagACCATGGCAAGGAGGCTATCttgacgcagtcgccaaccatccagcgatgtagccagcgcctgatcatgtcgctggcgcctgGGCTAGTACAAAgcggcatgagcgttgagCTACGTGATATTACGCAGGCATACCCACAGGCTCAGACAAcactgaagaggacgatacttGC encodes:
- a CDS encoding MSSP multi-domain protein, which encodes MENCSYTVALKVINTALWGVPATADANETHATTWVAKAIHDYNVSMAWDDDLFIDYKWDFEGWTKELFSKVERGTLRSLKSVLRHRGVYTDNNHARVADSLYNILGIENTLEWEPAEFRAIKFDQQSEAYQRQQSNKRQQDTQHTVYPAVQQQPQLQQPPQLQQPPQVP